The following coding sequences are from one Odontesthes bonariensis isolate fOdoBon6 chromosome 10, fOdoBon6.hap1, whole genome shotgun sequence window:
- the ogg1 gene encoding N-glycosylase/DNA lyase: MAKHAVLSSGAKMWRSVACSKSELRLDLTLACGQSFRWRETAEGHWTGVMRGRVWTLTQTDDTLWYQVYTNQGEQKEGGDNKRRAGVSLQEGNRAEKKRFKDAPWKDEEEPLAVTTEQNSDVEADMLRDYFQLHVKLGDLYKEWGAADCHFKQIADIFTGVRMLRQDPTECLFSFICTSNNHISRIQGMVERLCENLGAPLCQLDQTSYYDFPTLSALADGSVEARLRDLGFGYRARFLQQSAKQILHTHGLQWLEGLRRVPYLEARDALRTLPGVGTKVADCVCLMSMDKSEAVPVDTHVWQIAKRDYKYAADKGQKSLTDKLHKGIGDFFRKLWGPYAGWAHSVLFCADLKKFQSLKEAAHLKQPKEEEEEGEKCRKSTIKREFDGDGTNMKKKKKNASEEIGADMLLI, translated from the exons ATGGCCAAACATGCAGTGTTGTCGTCGGGGGCCAAAATGTGGAGATCTGTGGCTTGTTCGAAATCAGAACTACGTCTGGATCTCACTCTTGCCTGTGGACAGTCTTTCCG CTGGAGAGAAACTGCAGAGGGGCACTGGACCGGTGTGATGAGAGGGCGAGTGTGGACTCTGACTCAGACAGATGACACTCTTTGGTACCAGGTCTACACAAACCAGGGCGAGCAGAAGGAGGGAGGTGACAATAAGAGGAGAGCTGGCGTTTCTCTCCAGGAGGGAAACAGGGCCGAGAAGAAGCGCTTTAAAGATGCTCCGTGGAAGGACGAAGAGGAGCCACTTGCTGTGACCACTGAACAGAACAGTGATGTGGAGGCAGATATGCTGAGAGACTACTTCCAGCTGCATGTGAAGCTGGGCGATCTATACAAGGAATGGGGAGCAGCTGACTGCCACTTCAAGCAGATTGCAGACATCTTCACAG GTGTGCGAATGCTGCGCCAGGACCCCACTGAATGCCTGTTTTCCTTCATTTGCACCTCCAACAACCACATCTCCCGTATTCAGGGAATGGTGGAGAGACTGTGTGAAAACCTGGGTGCACCACTCTGCCAGCTGGATCAAACCTCCTACTATGACTTTCCTACCCTGTCTGCACTTGCAG ATGGCAGCGTCGAGGCGCGACTCAGGGATCTCGGCTTTGGATACAGGGCCCGGTTCCTCCAGCAGAGTGCAAAGCAAATCCTGCACACCCACGGGCTCCAGTGGCTTGAGGGTTTACGCAGAGTCCCGTATCTTGAGGCCCGTGATGCTCTTCGGACTCTCCCTGGCGTTGGCACCAAG GTGGCAGACTgtgtgtgtcttatgtctatggatAAGTCAGAGGCCGTCCCCGTGGATACACACGTGTGGCAGATTGCTAAGCGGGACTATAAGTATGCTGCTGATAAGGGACAAAAGAGCCTCACAGATAAACTCCACAAAGGAATCG GAGACTTTTTTAGAAAGCTATGGGGGCCGTACGCCGGCTGGGCGCATTCG GTGTTGTTCTGTGCTGACCTCAAGAAGTTCCAGAGCCTCAAAGAAGCCGCACATCTGAAGCAGccgaaggaggaggaagaggaaggagaAAAGTGCAGGAAATCAACAATAAAAAGAGAGTTTGATGGAGATGGgacaaacatgaaaaaaaaaaaaaaaaatgcaagtgAAGAAATAGGGGCTGATATGCTTCTAATATGA
- the qars1 gene encoding glutamine--tRNA ligase — protein sequence MADTLTLFTSIGLSEQKAKETLKNEALSAALKDSISQAQRLHGASGVDKAMGTLLYSMASRLKDTKRLAFLTDSITQRKICTELQLAAALDFVKSHPHDPISQKEFDEACGVGIVITPEQIEDGVESVVKKHKEQLLKERYRFNMGLLMGEARSALKWADGKVIKNEVDMQVLHLLGPKTEADLEKKPKPQKAKVAENDVKAKKEEAAANGDVMSGEGKSLMEQLRGEALKFHKPGENYKTEGYVVAPNTMNLLKKHVEITGGQIRTRFPPEPNGILHIGHAKAINFNFGYAKANHGICFLRYDDTNPEKEEEKYFTAIKDMVEWLGYKPYAVTHASDNFQKLYELALDLIRRGHAYVCHQKGEELKGHNVPASPWRDRPAEESLVLFERMKKGLFAEGEATLRMKMVMEDGKMDPVAYRIKYTPHHRTGDEWCIYPTYDYTHCLCDSIEHITHSLCTKEFQARRSSYYWLCNSLDVYCPVQWEYGRLNLTYTVVSKRKIIKLVETGVVKDWDDPRLFTLTALRRRGFPSEAINNFCARVGVTVSQTTTEPHMLESCVRDVLNDTAPRAMAVLEPLKVTITNLSESAKSDVRVPDFPANEAKGSHTVAFTRTIFIEQADFREVMEKGYKRLTPEQPVGLRHAGYVISVQKVIKDSQGEVVELEVTCCSSETAEKPKAFIHWVSQPLVCEVRLYERLFLHKHPEDPSEVPNGFLSDINPNSLQVISSALVDTSVKGAKALDKFQFERVGYFSLDPDSTANKLIFNRTVTLKEDPGKI from the exons ATGGCGGATACATTGACACTCTTCACCTCCATTGGGCTCAGTGAACAGAAAGCGAAAGAAACTCTGAAAAATGAAGCTCTGAGTGCCGCACTTAAGGACTCTATTAGTCAG GCACAGCGTCTCCATGGGGCATCAGGAGTGGACAAAGCCATGGGCACATTGCTGTACAGTATGGCTTCTCGCCTTAAAGACACCAAACGCCTGGCCTTTCTCACGGACAGTATTACCCAGCGCAAAATCTGCACAGAGCTCCAGCTGGCTG CTGCTTTGGACTTTGTGAAGAGTCATCCTCACGACCCCATCAGCCAGAAGGAGTTTGATGAAGCATGTGGAGTGGGCATAGTCATAACACCTGAGCAGATTGAGGATGGA GTCGAGTCTGTGGTCAAGAAGCACAAGGAACAGCTGTTAAAGGAGAGGTACCGCTTCAACATGGGACTCCTAATGG GTGAAGCACGTTCAGCCCTTAAGTGGGCTGATGGAAAGGTGATCAAAAATGAGGTGGacatgcag GTTCTGCACCTCTTAGGACCCAAAACAGAAGCTGACCTGGAGAAGAAACCTAAG CCGCAGAAGGCGAAAGTGGCGGAGAATGATGTCAAAGCAAAGAAAGAGGAGGCTGCAGCAAATG GTGATGTTATGTCCGGGGAGGGAAAGTCTCTaatggagcagctcagaggagAGGCACTGAAGTTTCATAAACCGG GAGAGAATTACAAAACTGAGGGTTATGTGGTTGCACCAAACACAATGAACCTACTTAAGAAGCACGTGGAGATCACTGGTGGCCAG ATCCGCACCCGTTTTCCTCCCGAGCCCAATGGTATCCTTCACATTGGACATGCCAAAGCCATCAACTTCAATTTTGGCTACGCAAAG GCAAACCACGGAATTTGTTTCCTGAGGTATGACGATACGAATCctgagaaggaggaggaaaagTACTTCACTGCCATCAAGGACATGGTGGAGTGGCTGG GTTACAAACCGTATGCGGTCACACACGCGTCGGACAACTTTCAGAAGCTCTACGAACTTGCTTTGGATCTTATTCGCAG GGGTCATGCGTACGTGTGCCATCAGAAGGGCGAGGAGCTGAAGGGCCATAACGTTCCTGCCTCACCCTGGAGAGACCGCCCCGCTGAAGAGTCCCTAGTGTTGTTTGAGAGGATGAAAAAGGGCCTGTTTGCTGAGGGAGAGGCCACACTAAGGATGAAGATGGTCATGGAAGATGGAAAGATGGACCCTGTGGCGTATCGAATCAAATACACGCCTCATCATCGGACTGGAGACGAATG GTGCATCTACCCCACTTATGACTACACCCACTGTCTGTGTGACTCTATAGAACACATCACACACTCGCTGTGCACCAAAGAGTTTCAGGCCAG GCGTTCTTCTTATTACTGGCTGTGTAATTCCCTGGACGTGTACTGCCCTGTTCAGTGGGAATATGGACGCTTGAACCTCACCTACACCGTTGTGTCCAAGAGGAAAATAATCAAGCTGGTTGAGACTGGTGTTGTCAA AGACTGGGACGATCCCAGACTCTTCACTCTGACTGCGCTCAGGAGAAGAGGTTTCCCCTCAGAGGCCATCAATAACTTCTGTGCTCGG GTTGGAGTCACAGTTTCCCAGACTACAACAGAGCCCCATATGCTGGAGTCATGTGTGAGGGATGTGCTGAATGACACTGCTCCTCGAGCCATGGCTGTGCTGGAGCCGCTCAAAGTCACCATCACTAACCTCTCTGAGAGCGCAAAG TCGGATGTACGTGTACCGGACTTTCCCGCCAATGAGGCTAAGGGCAGCCACACGGTTGCGTTCACACGAACAATCTTCATCGAACAGGCCGACTTCAGAGAG GTGATGGAGAAGGGCTACAAGCGTCTGACTCCAGAACAGCCTGTAGGGCTGAGACATGCTGGGTATGTCATCTCTGTCCAGAAGGTCATCAAG GACTCTCAGGGGGAAGTGGTGGAACTGGAGGTGACCTGCTGCAGTTCTGAAACTGCAGAGAAACCAAAGGCCTTCATCCACTGGGTCAGTCAGCCGCTGGTGTGCGAAGTGCGTCTTTATGAAAGACT CTTCCTGCACAAGCATCCAGAGGATCCATCTGAAGTGCCCAATGGCTTCCTAAGCGACATCAACCCT AATTCCCTGCAGGTGATCAGCAGTGCCTTAGTGGATACCTCAGTCAAAGGAGCAAAAGCTTTGGACAAATTTCAGTTTGAGAGAGTTGGATACTTCTCCCTGGACCCCGACAGCACCGCCAACAAG CTCATCTTCAACAGAACCGTCACCCTCAAAGAAGACCCTGGGAAGATCTGA